One window of the Pieris brassicae chromosome 2, ilPieBrab1.1, whole genome shotgun sequence genome contains the following:
- the LOC123720354 gene encoding RNA-binding protein 4.1 isoform X1, with the protein MVAQTKVFVGSLPQGSKPEDLRKLFERFGAVTECDIMNRCGFVHMQTEDQASAAIRALHNTTFNGGVIAVERGRIKERGQRGGGGGGRGGMRGGMRDRRGGGPMRGGPPRDAPYPMRDSRPMGPMRGGDMRGPPMGGMAMRNGMGGGAPYDRGMDRAPMPGYDDRYNGYGEDRRGFALMDGRGARDQYGAPPPMYPDDRRGYGAVDEMAPMYPDDRRAPPMYPDERDMMDRRGGMRGGPMPMASGYDRAPPRPAPMGNGDMYSRRTPPPMRGGGAAGGYDRDPYAQQYAPMGRACAGGGGAGAGRGPRTNKNCIALV; encoded by the exons ATGGTAGCG CAAACCAAAGTGTTTGTGGGGAGCTTGCCCCAGGGCTCAAAACCGGAGGACTTGAGGAAGCTGTTCGAAAGGTTTGGAGCCGTGACCGAATGCGACATAATGAACAGATGCGGATTTGTTCACATGCAAACCGAAGACCAAGCGTCTGCAGCCATTCGCGCCTTACACAATACCACTTTCAATGGTGGCGTCATCGCCGTGGAGCGAGGAAGGATCAAGGAGCGCGGCCAGCGAGGTGGCGGGggtggcggccgcggtggaaTGCGAGGGGGTATGAGGGACCGACGCGGAGGAGGGCCCATGCGCGGAGGACCTCCGAGGGATGCGCCTTACCCCATGAGGGACTCGCGGCCGATGGGACCCATGCGCGgcggagacatgagaggtccACCCATGGGTGGGATGGCCATGAGAAACGGTATGGGTGGCGGAGCGCCCTACGACCGGGGCATGGATCGGGCGCCGATGCCTGGCTACGATGACAGATACAACGGCTACGGTGAAGACAGACGCGGTTTCGCGCTGATGGACGGTCGCGGAGCGAGAGACCAGTATGGAGCACCTCCTCCAATGTACCCTGACGACAGGCGAGGCTACGGAGCCGTGGATGAAATGGCGCCGATGTATCCCGACGATAGACGTGCGCCGCCCATGTACCCCGACGAAAGGGACATGATGGACAGGCGGGGAGGTATGCGAGGTGGACCCATGCCCATGGCTTCAGGATATGATAGAGCACCACCAAGGCCCGCACCTATGGGCAATGGAGATATGTATAGCCGAAGAACTCCTCCACCAAT GCGTGGTGGTGGGGCAGCCGGAGGATATGACCGGGATCCTTATGCTCAACAATATGCGCCTATGGGCCG CGCGTGTGCGGGCGGCGGCGGCGCAGGCGCAGGGCGCGGGCCGCGCACCAACAAAAACTGTATAGCGCTCGTCTAG
- the LOC123720354 gene encoding RNA-binding protein 4.1 isoform X3: MVAQTKVFVGSLPQGSKPEDLRKLFERFGAVTECDIMNRCGFVHMQTEDQASAAIRALHNTTFNGGVIAVERGRIKERGQRGGGGGGRGGMRGGMRDRRGGGPMRGGPPRDAPYPMRDSRPMGPMRGGDMRGPPMGGMAMRNGMGGGAPYDRGMDRAPMPGYDDRYNGYGEDRRGFALMDGRGARDQYGAPPPMYPDDRRGYGAVDEMAPMYPDDRRAPPMYPDERDMMDRRGGMRGGPMPMASGYDRAPPRPAPMGNGDMYSRRTPPPMRGGGAAGGYDRDPYAQQYAPMGRYDPPG; the protein is encoded by the exons ATGGTAGCG CAAACCAAAGTGTTTGTGGGGAGCTTGCCCCAGGGCTCAAAACCGGAGGACTTGAGGAAGCTGTTCGAAAGGTTTGGAGCCGTGACCGAATGCGACATAATGAACAGATGCGGATTTGTTCACATGCAAACCGAAGACCAAGCGTCTGCAGCCATTCGCGCCTTACACAATACCACTTTCAATGGTGGCGTCATCGCCGTGGAGCGAGGAAGGATCAAGGAGCGCGGCCAGCGAGGTGGCGGGggtggcggccgcggtggaaTGCGAGGGGGTATGAGGGACCGACGCGGAGGAGGGCCCATGCGCGGAGGACCTCCGAGGGATGCGCCTTACCCCATGAGGGACTCGCGGCCGATGGGACCCATGCGCGgcggagacatgagaggtccACCCATGGGTGGGATGGCCATGAGAAACGGTATGGGTGGCGGAGCGCCCTACGACCGGGGCATGGATCGGGCGCCGATGCCTGGCTACGATGACAGATACAACGGCTACGGTGAAGACAGACGCGGTTTCGCGCTGATGGACGGTCGCGGAGCGAGAGACCAGTATGGAGCACCTCCTCCAATGTACCCTGACGACAGGCGAGGCTACGGAGCCGTGGATGAAATGGCGCCGATGTATCCCGACGATAGACGTGCGCCGCCCATGTACCCCGACGAAAGGGACATGATGGACAGGCGGGGAGGTATGCGAGGTGGACCCATGCCCATGGCTTCAGGATATGATAGAGCACCACCAAGGCCCGCACCTATGGGCAATGGAGATATGTATAGCCGAAGAACTCCTCCACCAAT GCGTGGTGGTGGGGCAGCCGGAGGATATGACCGGGATCCTTATGCTCAACAATATGCGCCTATGGGCCG GTATGACCCGCCGGGATGA
- the LOC123720354 gene encoding RNA-binding protein 4.1 isoform X2: MVAQTKVFVGSLPQGSKPEDLRKLFERFGAVTECDIMNRCGFVHMQTEDQASAAIRALHNTTFNGGVIAVERGRIKERGQRGGGGGGRGGMRGGMRDRRGGGPMRGGPPRDAPYPMRDSRPMGPMRGGDMRGPPMGGMAMRNGMGGGAPYDRGMDRAPMPGYDDRYNGYGEDRRGFALMDGRGARDQYGAPPPMYPDDRRGYGAVDEMAPMYPDDRRAPPMYPDERDMMDRRGGMRGGPMPMASGYDRAPPRPAPMGNGDMYSRRTPPPMRGGGAAGGYDRDPYAQQYAPMGRYAQTQRYP; the protein is encoded by the exons ATGGTAGCG CAAACCAAAGTGTTTGTGGGGAGCTTGCCCCAGGGCTCAAAACCGGAGGACTTGAGGAAGCTGTTCGAAAGGTTTGGAGCCGTGACCGAATGCGACATAATGAACAGATGCGGATTTGTTCACATGCAAACCGAAGACCAAGCGTCTGCAGCCATTCGCGCCTTACACAATACCACTTTCAATGGTGGCGTCATCGCCGTGGAGCGAGGAAGGATCAAGGAGCGCGGCCAGCGAGGTGGCGGGggtggcggccgcggtggaaTGCGAGGGGGTATGAGGGACCGACGCGGAGGAGGGCCCATGCGCGGAGGACCTCCGAGGGATGCGCCTTACCCCATGAGGGACTCGCGGCCGATGGGACCCATGCGCGgcggagacatgagaggtccACCCATGGGTGGGATGGCCATGAGAAACGGTATGGGTGGCGGAGCGCCCTACGACCGGGGCATGGATCGGGCGCCGATGCCTGGCTACGATGACAGATACAACGGCTACGGTGAAGACAGACGCGGTTTCGCGCTGATGGACGGTCGCGGAGCGAGAGACCAGTATGGAGCACCTCCTCCAATGTACCCTGACGACAGGCGAGGCTACGGAGCCGTGGATGAAATGGCGCCGATGTATCCCGACGATAGACGTGCGCCGCCCATGTACCCCGACGAAAGGGACATGATGGACAGGCGGGGAGGTATGCGAGGTGGACCCATGCCCATGGCTTCAGGATATGATAGAGCACCACCAAGGCCCGCACCTATGGGCAATGGAGATATGTATAGCCGAAGAACTCCTCCACCAAT GCGTGGTGGTGGGGCAGCCGGAGGATATGACCGGGATCCTTATGCTCAACAATATGCGCCTATGGGCCG CTACGCACAAACGCAACGTTATCCGTAA